In a single window of the Zea mays cultivar B73 chromosome 5, Zm-B73-REFERENCE-NAM-5.0, whole genome shotgun sequence genome:
- the LOC103626790 gene encoding cytochrome P450 734A2 isoform X2, with amino-acid sequence MREEMDIDATGAGWLSWREAAVAVLAWLVLHVATRVADALWWRPRRLEAHFAEQGVRGPPYRFLLGSVKEMVGLMAEASAKPMSPPTSHNALPRVLAFYHYWRKIYGPSFLIWFGPTPRLTVAEPELVREIFLTRAEAFDRYEAHPVVRQLEGDGLVSLHGDKWALHRRVLTDAFYPDNLNRLVPHVGRSVAALAAKWNAMAAAAGNGEVEVDVAEWFQAVTEEAITRVTFGRSYDDGRVVFAMQGRLMAYASEAFRKVLVPGYRFLPTKKNWQSWKLGREIRRSLTRLIARRSGMAEEEEEVQAGHSGGFRDLLGAMINAGERKTPAAIPVADMLEECKTFFFAGKQTTTNLLVWATVLLAMHPEWQERARSEVLDICGPDELPSKEHLPRLKTLGMIINETLRLYPPAVATIRRAKTDVQLSDGCMIPRDTELLIPIMAIHHDARFWGPDAAQFNPARFAGGTARAAKHPLAFIPFGLGSRMCIGQNLARLEAKLTMAILLQRFEMKASPNYIHAPTVLMLLYPQYGAPVIFRPRSAHPAAS; translated from the exons ATGAGGGAGGAGATGGACATAGACGCGACCGGCGCGGGCTGGCTGTCGTGGCGAGAGGCGGCGGTCGCCGTGCTCGCGTGGCTGGTGTTGCACGTGGCGACGCGCGTGGCGGATGCGCTTTGGTGGCGGCCCCGTCGCCTGGAGGCACACTTCGCGGAGCAGGGTGTGCGCGGGCCGCCGTACCGTTTCCTGCTGGGGTCCGTGAAGGAGATGGTGGGGCTCATGGCGGAGGCCTCGGCCAAACCCATGTCGCCGCCAACCTCCCACAACGCGCTACCCCGCGTGCTCGCCTTCTACCACTACTGGCGGAAGATCTACG GACCGAGCTTCTTGATCTGGTTCGGACCGACGCCTCGCCTAACGGTAGCGGAGCCGGAGCTGGTGCGCGAGATCTTCCTCACGCGAGCAGAGGCGTTCGACCGCTACGAGGCGCATCCCGTCGTGCGCCAGCTTGAGGGCGACGGCCTCGTCAGCCTCCACGGAGACAAGTGGGCGCTCCACCGCCGCGTGCTCACCGACGCCTTCTACCCGGACAACCTCAAC CGGCTGGTGCCCCACGTCGGCAGGTCGGTGGCGGCGCTGGCGGCGAAGTGGAACGCCATGGCGGCCGCCGCTGGGAACGGCGAGGTGGAGGTGGACGTAGCGGAGTGGTTCCAGGCTGTGACGGAGGAGGCCATCACGCGCGTCACCTTCGGCCGCAGCTACGACGACGGCCGCGTCGTGTTCGCCATGCAGGGCCGCCTGATGGCCTACGCCTCCGAGGCCTTCCGCAAGGTCCTCGTCCCCGGCTACCG GTTCTTGCCCACCAAGAAGAACTGGCAGTCGTGGAAGCTGGGCAGGGAGATACGGCGGAGCCTGACCCGGCTCATCGCCCGGCGCAGCGGCATggccgaggaggaggaggaggttcAGGCCGGCCACTCCGGAGGCTTCCGCGACCTTCTCGGTGCCATGATCAATGCCGGTGAGAGGAAGACGCCGGCGGCGATCCCGGTGGCGGACATGCTGGAGGAGTGCAAGACTTTCTTCTTCGCCGGCAAGCAGACGACGACGAACCTTCTGGTCTGGGCCACCGTGCTCCTGGCCATGCACCCGGAGTGGCAGGAGCGCGCCCGCAGCGAGGTGCTCGACATCTGCGGCCCCGACGAGCTCCCGTCCAAGGAGCACCTCCCGAGACTCAAGACT CTGGGCATGATCATAAACGAGACCCTCCGGCTGTACCCGCCGGCGGTGGCCACCATCCGCCGCGCCAAGACGGACGTGCAGCTCTCGGACGGGTGCATGATCCCCCGCGACACGGAGCTGCTCATCCCGATCATGGCCATCCACCACGACGCCAGGTTCTGGGGCCCCGACGCCGCGCAGTTCAACCCCGCACGGTTCGCCGGCGGCACGGCCAGGGCGGCGAAGCACCCGCTGGCGTTCATCCCGTTCGGGCTGGGCTCCCGGATGTgcatcggccagaacctggcacgGCTGGAGGCCAAGCTCACCATGGCGATCCTGCTGCAGCGGTTCGAGATGAAGGCGTCCCCGAACTACATCCACGCGCCGACGGTCCTGATGCTCCTCTACCCGCAGTACGGAGCGCCGGTGATCTTCCGGCCACGTTCGGCGCATCCGGCAGCCTCATAG
- the LOC103626790 gene encoding cytochrome P450 734A2 isoform X1, with the protein MCPRPSPHTPFRLIAHLFGCLSVICSLPVRFPAFPPLSLSSCRIAPLCMSVCGQGLSFCLLCAYGTYGVYSLFGSSFLLQTRSQRHVNNLTSVAALPCCSLSFPCSCSPCPSGSCIQWSWALDHERSTWEETSAVHIQRPSFLIWFGPTPRLTVAEPELVREIFLTRAEAFDRYEAHPVVRQLEGDGLVSLHGDKWALHRRVLTDAFYPDNLNRLVPHVGRSVAALAAKWNAMAAAAGNGEVEVDVAEWFQAVTEEAITRVTFGRSYDDGRVVFAMQGRLMAYASEAFRKVLVPGYRFLPTKKNWQSWKLGREIRRSLTRLIARRSGMAEEEEEVQAGHSGGFRDLLGAMINAGERKTPAAIPVADMLEECKTFFFAGKQTTTNLLVWATVLLAMHPEWQERARSEVLDICGPDELPSKEHLPRLKTLGMIINETLRLYPPAVATIRRAKTDVQLSDGCMIPRDTELLIPIMAIHHDARFWGPDAAQFNPARFAGGTARAAKHPLAFIPFGLGSRMCIGQNLARLEAKLTMAILLQRFEMKASPNYIHAPTVLMLLYPQYGAPVIFRPRSAHPAAS; encoded by the exons ATgtgtccccgcccctccccccacACCCCGTTCCGTTTGATTGCTCATCTTTTTGGTTGCCTCTCCGTGATCTGTTCCCTCCCTGTCCGCTTTCCGGCgttcccccctctctctctctcctcctgcAGAATTGCTCCCCTGTGCATGTCTGTTTGCGGCCAGGGGCTCAGCTTTTGTCTCTTGTGCGCTTATGGGACTTATGGTGTTTACTCCCTCTTCGGCTCTTCCTTCCTTCTCCAGACTCGTTCCCAGAGACATGTCAACAATCTCACCTCGGTTGCTGCCCTGCCATGCTGCTCTTTGTCCTTCCCCTGCTCCTGCTCGCCTTgcccctctggctcttgcattcaaTGGAGCTGGGCTTTGGATCATGAGCGGAGCACATGGGAGGAAACTAGCGCAGTACATATCCAAA GACCGAGCTTCTTGATCTGGTTCGGACCGACGCCTCGCCTAACGGTAGCGGAGCCGGAGCTGGTGCGCGAGATCTTCCTCACGCGAGCAGAGGCGTTCGACCGCTACGAGGCGCATCCCGTCGTGCGCCAGCTTGAGGGCGACGGCCTCGTCAGCCTCCACGGAGACAAGTGGGCGCTCCACCGCCGCGTGCTCACCGACGCCTTCTACCCGGACAACCTCAAC CGGCTGGTGCCCCACGTCGGCAGGTCGGTGGCGGCGCTGGCGGCGAAGTGGAACGCCATGGCGGCCGCCGCTGGGAACGGCGAGGTGGAGGTGGACGTAGCGGAGTGGTTCCAGGCTGTGACGGAGGAGGCCATCACGCGCGTCACCTTCGGCCGCAGCTACGACGACGGCCGCGTCGTGTTCGCCATGCAGGGCCGCCTGATGGCCTACGCCTCCGAGGCCTTCCGCAAGGTCCTCGTCCCCGGCTACCG GTTCTTGCCCACCAAGAAGAACTGGCAGTCGTGGAAGCTGGGCAGGGAGATACGGCGGAGCCTGACCCGGCTCATCGCCCGGCGCAGCGGCATggccgaggaggaggaggaggttcAGGCCGGCCACTCCGGAGGCTTCCGCGACCTTCTCGGTGCCATGATCAATGCCGGTGAGAGGAAGACGCCGGCGGCGATCCCGGTGGCGGACATGCTGGAGGAGTGCAAGACTTTCTTCTTCGCCGGCAAGCAGACGACGACGAACCTTCTGGTCTGGGCCACCGTGCTCCTGGCCATGCACCCGGAGTGGCAGGAGCGCGCCCGCAGCGAGGTGCTCGACATCTGCGGCCCCGACGAGCTCCCGTCCAAGGAGCACCTCCCGAGACTCAAGACT CTGGGCATGATCATAAACGAGACCCTCCGGCTGTACCCGCCGGCGGTGGCCACCATCCGCCGCGCCAAGACGGACGTGCAGCTCTCGGACGGGTGCATGATCCCCCGCGACACGGAGCTGCTCATCCCGATCATGGCCATCCACCACGACGCCAGGTTCTGGGGCCCCGACGCCGCGCAGTTCAACCCCGCACGGTTCGCCGGCGGCACGGCCAGGGCGGCGAAGCACCCGCTGGCGTTCATCCCGTTCGGGCTGGGCTCCCGGATGTgcatcggccagaacctggcacgGCTGGAGGCCAAGCTCACCATGGCGATCCTGCTGCAGCGGTTCGAGATGAAGGCGTCCCCGAACTACATCCACGCGCCGACGGTCCTGATGCTCCTCTACCCGCAGTACGGAGCGCCGGTGATCTTCCGGCCACGTTCGGCGCATCCGGCAGCCTCATAG